The genomic DNA TAAGTGAAGACGAGCTTAGGATAACGTTATTTTCCTAAGCTCGTCTTTTTTCTGTACCAGAGAAAGCAAGTGGTTTAATCATGGAAATCACTCTAAAAATGAATTAAAAAAATATGGGGATTTTCTATCGATATTTTTCCCGAATTTTGTTGACATTTAAAGGTCAAGGGCGTACTATAACATCTTGTTTACTATAAAAAATGACACCTGTAATTCGTAGGGGAAAAGGTGTGTAAAGGAGCATAGAAATTGGATTACTTAAAAAGGTTGTTAGTAGGGAAGCCGTTGAAGTCGGCGGAAAACGACGAGCATAAATTAACAAGGTTTGCTGCGTTAGCACTACTATCTTCCGATGCGTTGTCATCGATTGCGTACGGAACAGAACAAATCGTTGTGGTATTAGTGGCGTTGTCTGCTGCTGCGATCTGGTATTCATTGCCAATTGCTGCATTTGTTATTATTTTATTGATTTCATTAACTCTTTCTTATCGGCAGATCATTCACGCTTATCCACACGGGGGTGGGGCTTACGTTGTTAGTAGTGAGAACCTCGGTAAAAATGCTGGACTGATTTCGGGCGGGTCTTTATTGATCGATTATATGCTGACTGTTGCGGTTTCCGTCTCAGCCGGTGCAGAGGCGATTACTTCTGCTATACCAGCTCTATATGGGCATCAAGTAGCGATTTCAGTGACTATCGTCCTCTTGTTGATGATGTTGAACTTACGTGGACTGAGAGAGTCAGCTTCGTTTTTACTATTCCCAGTCTATACATTTATTCTCGTCATCTCCTTATTGATTGTCGTTGGTTTGTTTAATATCGTGACTGGGGCAGTACCATTACAAGCAACAGCACTGCCTGGTGCAGTTGTCCCTGGGGTTTCCGTCGCATTGATCTTACGGGCTTTTTCTTCTGGTTCTTCTTCATTGACTGGTGTAGAGGCAATCAGTAATGCGGTACCGTTCTTCAAAAAGCCACGGGCAAAAAACGCAGCGATGACCTTGACGATGATGGCATTGATCTTAGGGTTCTTTTTTGTAGGGATCACGTTTATCAACTATTGGTATGGAATTGTTCCTGAAAAAGAAGTAACTGTTCTTTCCCAAATCGGACAAGCTGTTTTTGGACATGGGATCTTGTATTATATCTTGCAATTTGCGA from Enterococcus mundtii includes the following:
- a CDS encoding APC family permease is translated as MDYLKRLLVGKPLKSAENDEHKLTRFAALALLSSDALSSIAYGTEQIVVVLVALSAAAIWYSLPIAAFVIILLISLTLSYRQIIHAYPHGGGAYVVSSENLGKNAGLISGGSLLIDYMLTVAVSVSAGAEAITSAIPALYGHQVAISVTIVLLLMMLNLRGLRESASFLLFPVYTFILVISLLIVVGLFNIVTGAVPLQATALPGAVVPGVSVALILRAFSSGSSSLTGVEAISNAVPFFKKPRAKNAAMTLTMMALILGFFFVGITFINYWYGIVPEKEVTVLSQIGQAVFGHGILYYILQFATALILAVAANTGFSAFPVLAYNLAKDKFMPHMYQDRGDRLGYSNGIITLALGSIVLLFIFNGSTERLIPLYSIGVFIPFALSQTGMVIKWKKEGKKWWTKSIANITGAFISYAIIAILFVYRLGDIWPFFIIMPIVMFVFYKIHDHYKKVAEQLRLEDEVNLHEYEGNTVLVLVGNVTRVNTGALNYARSIGDYVVAMHVSLDEDIEKEKEIQAEFKKHFPDVRLSIVHSSYRSIQNPILRYVDIVSKNAAKQNYTTTVLIPQFVPNRRWQNILHNQTSLRLRLRLSWRENIVVSTYSYHLKK